In the Marinomonas algicola genome, one interval contains:
- the rpsC gene encoding 30S ribosomal protein S3, whose translation MGQKVHPTGIRLGIVKDHTSTWYANNQNYSKLLLNDLQVRKFLEKKLVQASVSRIEIQRPAQTARITIHTARPGIVIGKKGEDVEKLRNAISTMMGVPVHINIEEIRKPELDAKLVAQNIAGQLERRVMFRRAMKRAVQNAMRGGAKGIKVQVSGRLGGAEIARAEWYREGRVPLHTLRADIDYATYEANTTYGIIGVKTWIFKGEILGGIEQVRATKGAQKKKSK comes from the coding sequence ATGGGTCAGAAGGTTCATCCAACTGGAATACGCTTAGGAATAGTTAAAGATCATACTTCAACTTGGTATGCTAACAACCAAAACTACTCCAAGCTGCTATTAAACGATCTTCAAGTACGTAAGTTCTTGGAGAAAAAATTAGTGCAGGCATCTGTATCTCGTATTGAGATTCAGCGCCCTGCTCAAACAGCTCGTATTACTATTCACACTGCTCGTCCGGGTATTGTAATTGGTAAGAAAGGCGAAGATGTAGAGAAATTGCGTAATGCCATTTCTACAATGATGGGCGTACCTGTCCACATTAACATCGAAGAAATTCGTAAGCCTGAACTAGATGCTAAATTGGTTGCGCAAAATATTGCGGGTCAATTAGAGCGTCGTGTAATGTTCCGTCGTGCTATGAAGCGTGCTGTACAAAATGCAATGCGTGGTGGCGCGAAAGGTATTAAGGTTCAGGTTAGTGGTCGTTTAGGCGGAGCAGAAATTGCCCGTGCTGAATGGTACCGCGAAGGCCGTGTGCCGCTACACACTCTGCGTGCTGACATTGACTACGCTACTTATGAAGCAAACACAACTTACGGCATTATTGGCGTAAAAACGTGGATCTTCAAAGGCGAAATCTTGGGCGGTATTGAACAAGTGCGAGCTACTAAAGGCGCACAAAAGAAGAAGTCTAAGTAG
- the rplC gene encoding 50S ribosomal protein L3, which produces MAIQLVGRKAGMTRVFTEDGQSVPVTVIEVEPNRVTQVKTAEVDGYKAIQVTVGSRRASRVNKAAAGHFAKANVEAGRGLWEFRLAGDEKEINVGDELTVADFETVSMVDVTGQSKGKGFQGAIKRHNFSMQDATHGNSLSHRAPGSIGQCQTPGRVWKGKKMAGHMGAEQVTTQSLEVVRVDSERNLILVKGAVPGAVDGDVILQTAVKSR; this is translated from the coding sequence ATGGCTATTCAATTAGTCGGACGTAAAGCCGGTATGACAAGAGTCTTCACTGAAGATGGTCAATCCGTGCCAGTAACCGTCATCGAGGTAGAACCGAATCGCGTTACGCAAGTGAAAACTGCAGAAGTTGATGGCTACAAAGCTATTCAGGTTACTGTTGGTTCTCGTCGTGCGAGCCGTGTAAACAAAGCAGCAGCAGGTCATTTTGCTAAAGCTAATGTTGAAGCTGGTCGTGGTTTGTGGGAGTTCCGCCTGGCAGGTGATGAAAAAGAAATCAACGTTGGTGATGAGCTAACAGTTGCTGATTTCGAAACCGTATCTATGGTTGATGTAACTGGTCAATCAAAAGGTAAAGGTTTTCAAGGTGCCATTAAACGTCACAACTTTTCAATGCAAGATGCGACGCATGGTAACTCATTGTCTCACCGTGCTCCTGGTTCTATTGGCCAATGTCAAACACCTGGTCGTGTTTGGAAAGGCAAAAAGATGGCAGGTCACATGGGCGCTGAACAAGTAACTACACAATCTCTAGAAGTTGTTCGCGTGGATTCAGAACGCAACTTAATTCTAGTTAAAGGTGCGGTTCCTGGCGCTGTAGATGGTGACGTCATTCTTCAAACAGCAGTTAAATCTCGCTAA
- the rpsS gene encoding 30S ribosomal protein S19, giving the protein MPRSLKKGPFIDLHLLKKVEAAVEKNDRRPIKTWSRRSTVFPEFVGLTIAVHNGRQHVPVIVTEDMVGHKLGEFAPTRTYRGHAADKKAKR; this is encoded by the coding sequence GTGCCACGTTCACTAAAAAAAGGTCCTTTCATCGACCTTCATTTGTTGAAAAAGGTAGAGGCTGCGGTAGAGAAAAACGATCGTCGACCAATAAAGACTTGGTCTCGCCGTTCTACTGTCTTCCCTGAATTTGTAGGGTTGACTATCGCTGTCCATAATGGTCGCCAGCATGTACCAGTTATTGTAACTGAAGACATGGTCGGTCATAAATTGGGTGAGTTCGCTCCAACCCGCACGTATCGCGGCCATGCTGCGGATAAGAAAGCCAAACGCTAA
- the rplV gene encoding 50S ribosomal protein L22, which yields MSEVSASLKGARLSAQKARLVADQIRGKSVSEALNILAFSPKKAAAIVKKVLESAVANAEHNDGADIDDLRVSTIFVDEAMTLKRIKPRAKGRADRVFKRSCHITVKVAD from the coding sequence ATGAGTGAAGTAAGCGCTTCATTAAAAGGTGCTCGCCTCTCAGCACAGAAAGCCCGTTTGGTTGCTGATCAAATCCGTGGTAAGTCTGTGAGCGAAGCACTGAACATCTTGGCGTTCAGTCCTAAAAAGGCGGCAGCTATTGTCAAAAAAGTACTAGAGTCTGCTGTTGCAAATGCTGAGCATAACGATGGTGCTGATATAGATGACTTGCGTGTTTCTACGATCTTCGTTGATGAGGCTATGACTCTAAAACGTATTAAGCCACGTGCGAAAGGACGTGCAGATCGTGTATTCAAACGCAGTTGCCATATTACAGTCAAAGTCGCTGACTAA
- the tuf gene encoding elongation factor Tu: MAKAKFERNKPHVNVGTIGHVDHGKTTLTAALTRVCAEVFGGTAVAFDGIDNAPEERERGITISTSHVEYDSTDRHYAHVDCPGHADYVKNMITGAAQMDGAILVCGATDGPMPQTREHILLSRQVGVPYIVVFLNKADLLAEDCGGADSEEYAEMLELVEMELRDLLSEYDFPGDDTPIIAGSALMALNGEDDNEMGTTAVKTLVETLDSYIPEPERAIDGAFIMPIEDVFSIQGRGTVVTGRVERGIIKVGEEVEIVGIVDTTKTTCTGVEMFRKLLDEGRAGENCGVLLRGTKRDDVQRGQVLAKPGSITPHTTFEAEVYVLGKDEGGRHTPFFKGYRPQFYFRTTDVTGACSLPEGVEMVMPGDNIQMTVELIHPIAMDDGLRFAIREGGRTVGAGVVAKVIS, from the coding sequence ATGGCAAAGGCTAAATTCGAACGTAATAAACCACACGTTAACGTTGGTACTATCGGTCACGTCGACCACGGTAAAACTACTCTAACTGCTGCACTTACTCGTGTATGTGCAGAAGTATTTGGTGGCACGGCTGTTGCATTTGATGGTATCGATAACGCTCCAGAAGAGCGTGAGCGTGGTATCACAATTTCTACGTCTCACGTAGAGTATGATTCTACAGATCGTCACTATGCACACGTAGACTGTCCAGGACACGCCGATTATGTTAAAAACATGATCACTGGTGCGGCTCAAATGGACGGCGCTATCCTTGTATGTGGCGCGACAGATGGTCCTATGCCACAAACTCGTGAGCACATCCTGTTGTCTCGTCAAGTAGGTGTTCCATACATCGTAGTTTTCTTGAACAAAGCTGATTTGTTGGCAGAAGACTGTGGTGGTGCGGATTCTGAAGAATACGCTGAAATGTTAGAATTGGTAGAGATGGAATTGCGTGACTTGTTGTCTGAATATGACTTCCCAGGTGACGACACTCCAATCATTGCTGGTTCTGCTTTGATGGCGTTGAACGGTGAAGATGATAACGAAATGGGTACAACTGCAGTTAAAACTCTAGTTGAAACATTGGATTCTTACATTCCTGAGCCAGAGCGTGCTATCGATGGTGCATTCATTATGCCTATTGAAGATGTGTTCTCTATCCAAGGTCGTGGTACGGTTGTAACGGGTCGTGTTGAGCGCGGTATCATCAAAGTTGGTGAAGAAGTTGAGATCGTTGGTATCGTTGATACAACTAAAACAACTTGTACTGGTGTTGAAATGTTCCGTAAGCTTCTTGACGAAGGTCGTGCTGGCGAAAACTGTGGTGTACTTCTTCGTGGTACTAAGCGTGATGACGTTCAGCGTGGTCAAGTTTTGGCTAAGCCTGGTTCAATCACACCTCACACTACTTTTGAAGCAGAAGTGTATGTGTTGGGTAAAGATGAAGGTGGTCGTCATACGCCTTTCTTTAAAGGTTACCGTCCACAGTTCTACTTCCGTACAACAGATGTGACTGGTGCTTGCTCATTGCCTGAAGGTGTTGAAATGGTTATGCCTGGTGATAACATTCAGATGACTGTAGAATTGATTCACCCAATCGCAATGGACGATGGTCTACGTTTTGCGATCCGTGAAGGTGGTCGTACAGTAGGTGCTGGTGTTGTTGCTAAAGTTATCAGCTAA
- the rplW gene encoding 50S ribosomal protein L23, producing MIGERIYKVLLGPHISEKATIVAEGNGQYVFRVVSDATKPEIKQAIEALFEVKVEDVRTLNQKGKTKRTARGLGKRSDVKKAYVRLAEGQEIDFIDAE from the coding sequence ATGATCGGCGAACGCATTTATAAAGTTTTGTTGGGACCACACATTTCTGAGAAAGCAACAATTGTTGCTGAAGGTAATGGTCAATACGTTTTTCGTGTTGTAAGTGATGCAACGAAACCTGAAATTAAACAGGCAATCGAAGCACTATTTGAAGTTAAAGTTGAAGATGTACGCACCTTGAATCAAAAAGGTAAAACTAAGCGTACAGCTCGTGGCCTAGGTAAGCGTAGCGACGTTAAAAAAGCGTACGTTCGTTTAGCTGAAGGTCAAGAAATTGATTTCATAGACGCTGAATAA
- the rplN gene encoding 50S ribosomal protein L14 has translation MIQTESMLDIADNSGAKRVQCIKVLGGSHRRYAGIGDIIKVTVKEAIPRGRVKKGQVLNAVVVRTKKGVRRPDGSVIRFDVNSAVLLNASGQPIGTRIFGPVTRELRSEQFMKIISLAPEVL, from the coding sequence ATGATTCAAACAGAATCGATGCTTGATATTGCAGATAACAGCGGTGCTAAGCGTGTTCAGTGTATAAAAGTACTGGGTGGCTCACATCGTCGTTACGCTGGTATCGGTGACATTATTAAGGTCACAGTGAAAGAAGCGATTCCTCGTGGTCGTGTTAAAAAAGGGCAAGTTCTAAACGCTGTTGTTGTTAGAACTAAAAAAGGTGTTCGTCGTCCAGATGGCTCCGTGATCCGTTTTGATGTAAACTCAGCGGTTCTATTAAATGCGTCTGGTCAACCAATTGGTACTCGTATCTTTGGCCCAGTTACCCGTGAGTTGCGCTCTGAGCAGTTCATGAAAATTATTTCTCTTGCACCTGAAGTGTTGTAA
- the rplD gene encoding 50S ribosomal protein L4, with translation MNLNLTGSEGTIDVSESTFAREYNEALVHQVVTAYLAGARQGTRAQKTRSEVAGGGRKPWKQKGSGRARAGTIRSPIWRSGGVTFAAKPQDHSHKVNKKMYRAAMRTIWSELVRQDRLVVVEELALEAPKTKLFKAKMAELNIENALVVTQDFVDNVFLAARNIPNVDVRDAASIDPVSLIAYDKVLVTVGALKQIEESLA, from the coding sequence ATGAACTTGAATCTTACAGGCTCTGAAGGAACGATCGACGTTTCTGAAAGTACCTTTGCACGTGAGTATAACGAAGCGTTAGTACACCAAGTTGTTACAGCTTACTTGGCTGGTGCTCGTCAAGGTACACGTGCTCAAAAAACTCGCTCAGAAGTGGCAGGTGGCGGACGCAAACCTTGGAAACAAAAAGGTTCTGGTCGTGCTCGTGCAGGTACTATTCGTAGTCCTATCTGGCGTTCAGGTGGCGTAACATTCGCTGCTAAACCGCAGGATCACTCACATAAAGTGAACAAGAAGATGTATCGTGCAGCAATGCGCACCATCTGGTCTGAACTTGTACGTCAAGACCGTCTTGTTGTAGTAGAAGAATTGGCTTTGGAAGCTCCAAAAACAAAACTCTTCAAAGCAAAAATGGCAGAATTGAATATTGAGAATGCATTAGTTGTTACACAAGATTTTGTGGATAATGTTTTCTTGGCAGCTCGCAATATTCCTAACGTAGATGTACGCGATGCGGCGTCTATTGACCCTGTTAGCTTGATTGCTTACGACAAAGTGTTGGTGACAGTTGGTGCTCTTAAGCAAATTGAGGAGTCACTAGCATGA
- the rplP gene encoding 50S ribosomal protein L16 yields MLQPKRTKFRKMMKGRNRGLAIRGSQVSFGEYGLKSTQRGRITARQIEAARRAMTRHIKRGGKIWIRVFPDKPITQKPLEVRQGKGKGNVEYWVAQIQPGKMLYEVEGVSEQLAREAFALAAAKLPLSTTFVTRTVM; encoded by the coding sequence ATGTTACAACCGAAACGTACTAAGTTCCGTAAGATGATGAAAGGCCGTAATCGCGGTCTTGCAATTCGCGGATCTCAAGTTAGCTTTGGTGAATACGGATTAAAGTCGACTCAACGTGGTCGAATTACTGCTCGTCAAATTGAGGCGGCGCGTCGTGCAATGACTCGTCACATCAAACGTGGTGGTAAAATCTGGATTCGTGTATTCCCTGATAAGCCGATTACCCAAAAACCTTTAGAGGTTCGTCAGGGTAAAGGTAAGGGTAACGTAGAATATTGGGTTGCACAAATTCAACCTGGTAAGATGCTTTATGAGGTTGAGGGCGTTTCTGAGCAACTAGCACGCGAAGCTTTCGCGCTAGCAGCTGCTAAGCTTCCTTTGTCCACAACTTTCGTAACGCGTACGGTGATGTAG
- the rpsL gene encoding 30S ribosomal protein S12: MATINQLVRKPRKRKVAKSDVPALQACPQRRGVCTRVYTTTPKKPNSALRKVCRVRLTNGFEVTSYIGGEGHNLQEHSVVLIRGGRVKDLPGVRYHTVRGSLDTSGVQNRKQGRSKYGTKRPKK, translated from the coding sequence ATGGCAACCATTAACCAGTTGGTTCGTAAACCACGTAAACGTAAAGTGGCAAAGAGTGACGTACCTGCGTTACAGGCTTGTCCGCAACGCCGCGGTGTCTGCACACGCGTATATACTACTACACCTAAAAAGCCTAACTCGGCTTTGCGTAAAGTATGTCGTGTTCGTTTGACTAACGGCTTTGAAGTAACATCATACATCGGTGGTGAAGGTCACAACCTACAGGAACACAGCGTAGTGCTGATTCGTGGTGGTCGTGTAAAAGATTTACCGGGTGTTCGTTATCACACAGTTCGTGGTAGCTTAGATACTTCAGGCGTACAAAATCGTAAGCAAGGTCGTTCTAAATACGGTACTAAACGTCCTAAGAAATAA
- the rplB gene encoding 50S ribosomal protein L2: MAVVKCKPTSAGRRHVVKVVNDELHKGAPYAPLLDKKSKSGGRNNNGRITTRHVGGGHKQHYRMVDFRRNKDGIPAVVERLEYDPNRSANIALVLYADGERRYIIASKGMVAGTVVFNGADSPIKPGNSLPLQNIPVGSLVHCVELKPGKGAQVARSAGASAQLVAREGRYVTLRLRSGEMRKVLTECRATLGEVSNSEHSLRVLGKAGANRWRGIRPTVRGAAMNPVDHPHGGGEGRSKGGRHPVTPWGVPTKGYKTRSNKRTDKLIVRRRTK; the protein is encoded by the coding sequence ATGGCTGTTGTAAAATGTAAGCCAACGTCTGCAGGCCGTCGTCACGTTGTTAAAGTTGTAAACGATGAGTTGCACAAAGGCGCACCTTATGCACCTCTTCTTGATAAGAAGAGTAAGTCTGGTGGTCGTAACAACAACGGGCGCATCACTACGCGTCACGTAGGTGGTGGTCATAAGCAGCATTATCGTATGGTTGATTTCCGTCGTAACAAAGATGGGATACCTGCGGTAGTTGAGCGTTTGGAATATGATCCAAACCGTTCTGCAAACATCGCATTAGTTTTATATGCTGATGGCGAACGTCGCTACATTATTGCCTCTAAAGGCATGGTAGCTGGTACTGTAGTTTTTAATGGTGCAGATTCACCTATCAAACCAGGTAATAGTTTGCCTTTGCAAAATATCCCTGTGGGTAGTCTTGTACACTGTGTAGAGTTGAAGCCAGGCAAAGGTGCGCAAGTCGCTCGTTCTGCTGGTGCATCAGCTCAGCTTGTTGCTCGTGAAGGTCGTTACGTTACTCTTCGCCTACGTTCAGGTGAAATGCGTAAAGTTTTGACTGAATGTCGCGCAACGTTAGGTGAAGTATCTAATTCTGAGCATAGCTTACGCGTGCTTGGTAAAGCAGGTGCTAACCGCTGGCGCGGTATCCGTCCTACTGTACGTGGTGCGGCTATGAACCCAGTTGATCACCCGCATGGTGGTGGTGAAGGTCGTAGTAAAGGTGGTCGTCACCCTGTTACACCTTGGGGTGTGCCTACTAAAGGCTACAAAACACGCAGTAATAAGCGTACTGACAAACTTATTGTACGTCGTCGTACTAAGTAA
- the rpmC gene encoding 50S ribosomal protein L29, with protein sequence MKAKELQTKTVTELQQTLIELLKEQFTLRMQKATGQLTQTHLLPQVRRNIARVKTVLNDKAGN encoded by the coding sequence ATGAAAGCAAAAGAACTACAAACAAAGACTGTGACTGAGTTGCAGCAAACTTTGATTGAATTGCTTAAAGAGCAGTTCACTCTGCGTATGCAGAAGGCAACTGGCCAGCTAACGCAAACTCATTTGCTTCCTCAAGTTCGCCGCAATATCGCACGAGTTAAAACCGTGCTTAATGATAAGGCAGGTAACTAA
- the rpsJ gene encoding 30S ribosomal protein S10 — MQSQKIRIRLKAFDHRLIDASTQEIVDTAKRTGAQVRGPIPLPTRKERYTVLVSPHVNKDARDQYEIRTHKRVLDIVEPTEKTVDALMKLDLAAGVEVQISLG, encoded by the coding sequence ATGCAAAGCCAAAAAATCCGTATTCGTCTGAAAGCATTCGATCACCGTCTGATTGATGCTTCGACACAAGAGATTGTGGACACAGCGAAGCGTACTGGTGCGCAAGTGCGTGGTCCTATTCCGCTTCCTACTCGCAAAGAGCGTTATACAGTACTAGTTTCTCCACACGTAAACAAAGATGCGCGTGATCAATATGAAATTCGTACACACAAACGTGTTCTAGATATTGTTGAGCCAACTGAAAAAACAGTTGATGCTTTGATGAAGCTAGATCTTGCGGCAGGCGTGGAAGTTCAAATTTCTTTAGGTTAA
- the rpsG gene encoding 30S ribosomal protein S7 has product MPRRRVVAKREILPDPKHGSQVLAKFINHVMVSGKKSVAETIVYTALEKVSERAKTEEPMAIFEKALEAIQPMVEVKSRRVGGATYQVPVEVRPARRSALAMRWLVDASRKRGEKSMALRLAGEIVDAAENKGSAVKKREDVHRMAEANKAFSHYRF; this is encoded by the coding sequence ATGCCTAGAAGACGCGTCGTCGCTAAGCGTGAGATACTTCCAGATCCTAAGCACGGAAGTCAAGTTCTTGCGAAATTCATTAACCATGTAATGGTTAGTGGCAAGAAATCAGTCGCTGAAACAATTGTATACACAGCTTTAGAAAAAGTTTCTGAGCGCGCTAAAACAGAAGAGCCTATGGCTATTTTTGAGAAGGCCCTAGAAGCAATCCAGCCTATGGTCGAGGTTAAATCTCGCCGTGTAGGTGGGGCAACATACCAAGTTCCTGTTGAAGTACGCCCAGCGCGTCGTTCAGCATTGGCTATGCGTTGGTTGGTTGATGCATCACGTAAACGTGGTGAAAAGTCAATGGCTTTGCGTTTGGCAGGCGAAATTGTAGATGCTGCTGAAAATAAAGGCTCTGCGGTTAAGAAACGTGAAGACGTTCATCGCATGGCTGAAGCAAACAAAGCATTCTCGCACTACCGTTTCTAA
- the rpsQ gene encoding 30S ribosomal protein S17, translating into MASAETKPRIATGKVVSDKMDKTITVLVEHTEKHALYGKFIRRSTKLHAHDENNECQIGDTVKVVEVRPYSKSKTWKLVQVVNKAAAV; encoded by the coding sequence ATGGCAAGTGCAGAAACAAAACCTCGTATTGCTACTGGTAAAGTAGTAAGCGACAAGATGGATAAAACCATTACAGTACTAGTTGAACATACAGAGAAGCATGCCCTTTATGGTAAGTTTATCCGTCGTTCTACTAAATTACACGCTCACGATGAAAACAACGAATGCCAAATTGGCGACACTGTGAAGGTCGTGGAAGTGCGTCCTTATTCCAAGTCTAAAACTTGGAAACTAGTGCAAGTTGTTAACAAGGCGGCAGCTGTATAA
- the rplX gene encoding 50S ribosomal protein L24, with product MRKIKSNDEVVVIAGKDKGKRGKVVKVVDENRVLVSGINMMKKHEKPNPMKGTTGGIVEKEAPIQVSNVAIFNAATGKADRVGFKVTEDGTKVRIFKSNSEAIDA from the coding sequence ATGCGTAAAATCAAAAGTAATGACGAAGTTGTTGTAATTGCTGGTAAAGATAAAGGCAAGCGCGGCAAAGTTGTTAAAGTTGTTGACGAGAACCGCGTTCTTGTTTCTGGAATCAATATGATGAAGAAACACGAAAAGCCGAACCCTATGAAGGGGACGACTGGTGGTATCGTTGAGAAAGAAGCACCTATCCAGGTTTCGAATGTAGCTATATTTAATGCGGCTACAGGAAAAGCGGATCGCGTCGGCTTTAAAGTGACTGAAGACGGTACGAAAGTACGTATCTTCAAATCAAACAGTGAAGCGATCGACGCCTAA
- the fusA gene encoding elongation factor G, whose product MARKTPINLYRNIGICAHVDAGKTTTTERVLFYTGLSHKIGEVHDGAATMDWMEQEQERGITITSAATTCFWSGMSKQFEQHRINIIDTPGHVDFTIEVERSLRVLDGAVVVLCGSSGVQPQTETVWRQANKYEVPRMVFVNKMDRTGADFFMVVEQLESRLGANPVPIQINIGAEENFQGVIDLVLMKAIKWNEQDQGMTFVYEDIPSDLLGEAVEWHEKMVEAAAEANDELMDKYLEEGDLSVEEIKAGLRARTLANEIVLVSCGSAFKNKGVQAVLDAVVEYMPSPLEVKPIDGLLEDGETPVHREADDDAPFSALAFKIATDPFVGTLTFIRVYSGVLSSGDAVYNSIKSKRERVGRMVQMHANDREEIKEVRAGDIAAVIGMRDVTTGDTLCHPSHVVVLERMEFPEPVISVAVEPRSQADQDKMAVALGKLAQEDPSFRVETHVETGQTIISGMGELHLDILVERMKREFKVEANIGNPQVSYREKIRKEVEVNHKFVRQSGGKGQYGHVMMKLIPTDGEGLEFINEIVGGAIPKEYIPAVQKGVEEQMKNGVVGGFPLLGLKVVLFDGSFHDVDSSEMAFKIAASQGLKKGAAEADACLLEPVMKVEVVTPEEYMGDVMGDLNRRRGIVQGMEDSPSGKIIRAEVPLGEMFGYATDVRSLSQGRASYAMEFEKYAEAPASVADAIIKYEY is encoded by the coding sequence GTGGCACGCAAAACACCTATCAATCTATATCGTAATATTGGTATTTGTGCTCACGTGGATGCTGGTAAAACAACTACTACTGAGCGGGTTCTGTTCTATACTGGTCTATCCCATAAAATTGGTGAAGTGCACGATGGTGCAGCAACAATGGATTGGATGGAGCAAGAGCAAGAGCGCGGAATTACCATAACTTCGGCAGCCACTACGTGCTTCTGGAGCGGTATGAGTAAGCAGTTTGAGCAACACCGAATTAATATTATAGATACTCCTGGGCATGTTGACTTCACGATTGAGGTTGAGCGCTCTCTGAGGGTTCTTGATGGTGCGGTTGTTGTTTTGTGTGGGTCTTCAGGTGTTCAGCCGCAAACTGAAACTGTTTGGCGTCAAGCCAATAAATATGAAGTTCCACGCATGGTTTTTGTCAATAAAATGGACCGGACTGGTGCTGACTTTTTTATGGTTGTAGAACAGCTTGAAAGTCGTCTTGGCGCTAATCCGGTACCAATTCAAATCAATATCGGCGCTGAAGAAAACTTTCAAGGCGTAATTGATTTGGTGTTGATGAAGGCAATTAAATGGAATGAACAAGATCAAGGTATGACCTTTGTCTATGAAGACATTCCATCTGATTTGCTTGGTGAAGCAGTTGAATGGCACGAGAAAATGGTTGAGGCAGCTGCTGAGGCCAATGATGAACTGATGGATAAATACTTAGAAGAAGGTGATTTGTCTGTTGAGGAAATTAAGGCTGGGCTTCGAGCTCGTACTCTTGCAAATGAGATAGTCTTAGTTTCATGTGGTTCAGCATTTAAGAATAAAGGTGTTCAAGCAGTATTGGATGCGGTTGTAGAGTATATGCCTTCGCCTTTAGAGGTGAAGCCTATCGACGGTTTGTTGGAAGATGGTGAGACGCCAGTGCATCGTGAAGCCGATGATGACGCGCCATTTTCAGCCTTAGCATTTAAAATTGCAACTGACCCATTTGTTGGGACGTTAACTTTTATTCGTGTCTATTCGGGTGTTTTGTCGTCTGGTGACGCAGTGTATAACTCAATTAAGTCAAAGCGTGAGCGTGTAGGCCGTATGGTTCAGATGCATGCAAATGATCGTGAAGAAATTAAAGAGGTGCGCGCTGGTGATATCGCGGCTGTAATTGGTATGAGAGATGTGACTACGGGTGATACCTTGTGTCATCCAAGTCATGTCGTGGTTTTGGAGCGTATGGAGTTTCCAGAGCCAGTTATATCTGTTGCCGTTGAACCTCGATCTCAAGCGGATCAAGATAAGATGGCTGTTGCCTTGGGTAAATTGGCCCAGGAAGACCCATCTTTTCGGGTGGAAACACACGTAGAAACAGGTCAAACTATTATCTCTGGAATGGGTGAGCTGCATTTAGATATTCTTGTAGAGCGAATGAAGCGCGAATTTAAAGTTGAGGCTAACATTGGTAATCCTCAGGTTTCTTATCGTGAAAAAATTCGTAAAGAAGTTGAAGTAAATCATAAGTTTGTTCGTCAATCCGGTGGTAAAGGTCAATACGGTCACGTTATGATGAAGCTTATCCCGACTGATGGTGAGGGGTTGGAGTTTATTAACGAGATTGTAGGTGGTGCTATTCCGAAGGAGTACATCCCCGCAGTACAAAAAGGCGTTGAAGAGCAAATGAAGAATGGTGTTGTTGGAGGTTTTCCTTTATTGGGGCTGAAGGTAGTGCTGTTTGATGGATCATTCCATGATGTTGACTCTAGTGAGATGGCCTTTAAAATAGCAGCTTCTCAGGGTTTGAAAAAAGGTGCGGCTGAAGCTGATGCCTGTCTTTTGGAGCCCGTTATGAAAGTGGAAGTTGTTACTCCTGAGGAGTACATGGGTGATGTGATGGGAGACTTGAATCGTCGCCGCGGTATTGTTCAGGGAATGGAAGATTCCCCATCAGGGAAAATAATCCGAGCTGAGGTGCCTCTAGGCGAAATGTTCGGCTATGCAACTGATGTGCGTAGCTTGTCGCAAGGGCGTGCAAGTTATGCAATGGAATTTGAAAAATACGCTGAAGCACCGGCTAGTGTGGCAGATGCGATTATCAAATATGAATATTAA